Sequence from the Lacerta agilis isolate rLacAgi1 chromosome 6, rLacAgi1.pri, whole genome shotgun sequence genome:
AGCTCTTGCATCCACCCACCCCTTGGTGGAACTGTGCAGGCGTGAAGGTTGCCAACCTTTTCAACTGGCCATTGCAGCTGTGCCTTTTATCAGCAGCTAAGAACACGAGACCAAAAGAGCAGAACCTGTTCCGCCTCGTCCAGCTTCCCAAAGTGACCAAATCAGATGCCTTCacgaatcccacaagcagggtgTGAAGGCAGCCGCCCTCTCCTTCCTATCAAATGATATTTAGTAGCATACTGCATGTCATGCCTAATAGCCACTGCTAAACCTGTCCTCCATGGTCTGTGCAGATATGACACGCACACACCAGCAGGCGATCATGTTTGTGTCTCTGTAgagttgggggcggggagggaagctCCACTTGCTAATTTCTCACCACTGTGCTACTGTTAAAGACAGAAGAACAGGCCAGGCTGGTTCGTTTCCGTAGAGTTGGCAACCTTTGCAGCAATAGATTAAAATCTACGCACAAGATAGGAAAAGGGGTTTCGTCCCCTTACACATGTatctatttcttcccctttctctccatAATTTacgtctctcactctctctctctctctctctctctctctctctctctctctctctctcgcacagtCACGTACAAATTCACCATGAGGGTTAAAGCAACTGATCAGATCATttttatacaatataaaaaaatgtaaacaatatAGCGTTGTAAGACAAAATGCTTTATGAAACAACAGAACGAGacaacacttaaaaaaagaaaagataatgaTGACATGAGCTGATTTGTTTCGAAGAAGGATTAGCGAGCAGAACCTCGACACGAAAGGATGTTGCAATGGTAACGTTTTTGAGTGAAGGCCAACTTTCGGAAGAGGTAAAGGTTTTTGCTTCTAAAGCATTGAGCACAACTCTTTAGCCTTTAGTACATCACAGGAGTCAACATGTTTCCATCTACATTTGTCCACAACCCactcccagccccagcccccctcACAATCAGAACATCTTTAGctagaataaataaaacagttaaTGACCAGAGGAAGCTGGGCAAGGCCTGCCAAGCTGGCTGCCCTCAGTCTTTCAGTCTGCAGGTGGGGCATATGGATGGATTGAATCCCAAGaccaggggtgagcaaactttttcagcaggggaccggtccactgtccctcagaccttgtggggggctggactatttttttgggggggggaatgaacgaattcctatgccccacaaataacccagagatgcattttaaataaaagcccacattcttctcatgtaaaaacacactgattcccagaccgtccacaggctggatttagaaggcgattgggtcagatccagcccccgggccttttttttttttgcccacctATGCCCAAGACTGATGACATGGGTTCAACAGAACTGCATACGCTTCCCTTTCACAAGTCATAGGCTCCGGCAGACTTTGCACAACTGGCACCAAGATGAATGCAGTCCCCGAGACACGAATGTTTGATTTCACCAGGGCGGTGGTGGTTGAGGAAACCGGCTGAGAGTTTTTATTCGCTTGGCTCACCACATAGCTGGGGAGTGGCATTTGGCTTGGGGCGAGTGGGTAGTTCTGCAGGCCCAAAAAATTGGGAGCAAAGGAAGACAAGACTCTTGCAATGTTAATACTTGTGCAAATAGAAGGGATGTCAGTGGCTCCTTATTCTTGCCCCGACAGAGCAAACTGCACCTGCTCAGCCCTCCTCTTCATTTAGACAAGTATTAAGTGCACAGGGAGCTTATTCTTCCCCATCTGGTCAACCTTCTTTTAAGAGTTTGTTCAAAAACTTCATGGAAAATGGAGCTGTCCCAACCCGGGTTTCTACAGAGCATTAGAAGGCAGGTTTGTGGGATCTCCCTGCTTTTATTGCCTTAACTGACAAAGAGAGCCagattggtttggggggggggatataaccCTAACAATTAGAAGTCATCACCTGATCATGAAAAAGCAGGCATTTTAATGACCACTTATGCTTTTATAGTCATCCTGAAATTAGTGAGATGGTAGCAGTAGAAGGGGCCGTTTAAATTGCTCTCTCAAGGTCTTGGGCTTTGCAAAACTCTGTTTAAAGAACACAATGTCTGTGCTCTGCTTAGCTTTGCTCAAAATAGGGGTTCCCCACCCATTTAAATTTTGGCCATTCGCAGGCAGGGCCTGTACAATATGTGTAGCTATCTCCAAATCAATGAGACCCAGACAAATCTCGTACCAGGGCAACTGTGAAATCATGCAGTGCTAACTCTTTGTAGGGGGCAAGCTCCaaactttgcaaaaaaataataattgtcatGCTTCCAATAACCATAAATGGCCAAAGAAATGCACAGTCAAGAttttatttgttgattttttttttttaagtctttattTCCAAGGGAATGTACAAGAGTGGAATCTTGCGCTGACTTAACATCCCTGGGAACAGACGCCTGAGTGCAAATAGAAGGGAAACTATGTCCAGGTTCAAAAAGGTGTATACATGAATGTATAAATGACCTCTTTCATCTTTAAGTCGAAATCCTACCATACCAGAAAAGAAAGAGGGTAGTTTATACACATGCATTAAAAACCCTTCAGAACGGATACAGTTCCGAGTACATTCTGCAGTCAGGTATCTTGACGACACCTGTAGTCAGGTGTCATAGATGTGATTATCAGGTTTGAGACATGGTCGAGTGACTCTGGAGAGCAAAAATATGAAAATAGAAAAATGTACAAGATGCAGTCTTCACATGATGTTCCTTACTGGTCTGCGGCTTTAGTTTTACAGGCATTCCCTCCTTCAATTTCTCTTTTTTAGTCCTCATTTCCGCTGCAACCCTATAgacatttacctaggagtaagtcccattcgactcactggagcttacttctgagtagaagcaTAGAGAATTGCCCTGTTATACACATGTTTCCCTTAACAGTTTTGTGGTAGATGTGACAAGAGGCTTTTGACCAACACAAGCACTGAcacatttatattaaaaaatagtgcaaaatttcaacatttATATAAATAACTCTAAAcccctgctttttttgtttgtttttttgtttcgctttttttttacaatgtaaTACATGCTCTTTTGAGTTGCCTCACAAAaaattgccattttttttttaaattctagttcagaaaaaacacaacaaaaacttttcttcttcttctttcccccccctcaTCAATAGTCTCTTCTAATATAAAAATACCTGCTTCCCCAACACACATACAgtttctcttatttttttaatatatatttatatttatattttttatatatatatatattgcagatctttaaacaaatgtttttgtgcaaatatttttgtcttttaaagttaagtgaaataaacaacaacaacaaaaatattgtaGCGCCAGACACACGCAGCTCAACTAGAAAGAAAatgggggtttggggtgggggaggcgcAAAAGGTGGCAGGTGGGGTgcgggggaggcagggaaaaggGATTGGGtatttttctcttaaaaaaacaaaacagaacacattaccccccccaaaaaaaacccttctagACAGAACTCAACAAAGAAATGTTTTGCAAGCTTGGTTGGCTTGTGCATTGAGACCAAACATAAACATGTAAATATTTATATGGAGAAGGGCGTTGTGTTTCATACACAGCGTCTCCGCCTCTCGATATCTTCCCCccgacccccccaccccaccccagttaacaagtgcagagtgtttaatattctctttctctctctctctctctcttttaaaaggggtgccctttttgcttttccttctctttgttcCACACTGTTGTGCTCTCAAGGCTGCCGAACTGCGACGAAGGGTGGAGCCTGCCCCCCTCCAGTATGGTGGTCACCCCGCCGCTGTTCTGTTGGTGCTGGTAAAAGGTCGAGCCGGGGAAGTGACCGATCACCTCGCTGTACGTGGGGGGCGGCCCTTCCATCCGGCCGCTGCTCCCGTAGCAGGTGGCGCTGATGCCAGAGTTGCTGCTGGGAGGCCGGGGCCCCCCGTACACCGAGCTGTCTATCAGGTCGCTGTCAAAGATGGTTCGGTTGGGAGGCGCCCGGACTGACTCCCTGTTGAGTTCCATTTGCTGCTCCGGGTCTCGGAGCTGCAGTGTGCACGGGCCCTGGTAAGGCGGGGGCTCCTCCCCGTCCGACAGAGAGATGGTGGGCGGCAGGTCGATCTCGTGCTGCATGTAAGGGTATGTCGGCTGGAATCTGTTGAAGCGGTCCCTCTGCAAGAAGGACGGGACGGCAAGCCGGTCCGTAGGCCTTGGTGTGTAGACTTGCTGCTGGAGACAAGAAGGGAGACGGGCGTAAGCGTCGCGTTCCATGTGCGATTCCACGAAAGCTGGCCTATGTGCTAAGTTTCGTCCGTGTGTCGGGCACAGGCTGGGTGAAGCCCCAGagaaggaaggctcagagcctgggggttGGTGGTAGGACAATGAGGAgagatcagagggagaagattgggaggaggggctgggtgctgaaggggcaacagggtttagtgagcagggagagccagTGACAGACAGCAGTTCAGACtccgaggctgaagcagaggagagggGATAGATAAAGAGGCTGCTGCAGAACCCAAGGACTCCCTCTTctactgtgacaagctcccctctcccctggtctcaAAGAACATCGTGGGTAACAAGGAGGGCAGAACAGAGACCAGAGGTGCACAGACACAGTTTGaggctgcttgggaaacatctgggaaaTGTGGAGCCTTAGATAGGGTAGAAGGTGGGGGGGGTAaccttcagtcttggcaactgcaAGAAAGTGGTGTTGGGAATTGTGAAGGGTTGCTAGCTATATGCCATTTCCTTGCATAAAGAGTAAACTTCACTGGCAACTGTGCTGACTTGcctctgactccagccctgacaccaTGCTACTTACCTCTGTTACTCCATTTCCCGACACTGTGCTTTCTGAAGGCCACAAGCTTCCTTCCTAAAATGGGAAAGAACAGGAAAAGGTTGGATAATTCCTACTGGGCGGTGCCGCTCCCCCACCCTACTCAAACTTATTAACGATTGCTAGTAACAACGGCAACTTCCAAAGAGCCTAACAGTTTCTAAGAGCTGCACATGTAtgatctgaaggagcgtctccacccccatcgttcagcctgggcaCTGGGGCCCAAGCTCTGAGGGTCTTTTGCAGGAACCctcattagaatcatagaatcgtggagttggaaggaaccctgatgCTCAAccagtccaaactcctgcaatacaggaatatgcagctgtcccatttggggatcgaacctgcaaccctggtgttatcagcaccaccctctacccaactgagctattcaggtTATATGGCCTGGAAAAGTG
This genomic interval carries:
- the PMEPA1 gene encoding protein TMEPAI isoform X1 yields the protein MYNLMGLNSTTGASQPNVSCTCNCKRSLFQSMEITELEFVQIIIIVVVMMVMVVVITCLLNHYKLSARSFINRHSQGRRREENLSSEGSLWPSESTVSGNGVTEQQVYTPRPTDRLAVPSFLQRDRFNRFQPTYPYMQHEIDLPPTISLSDGEEPPPYQGPCTLQLRDPEQQMELNRESVRAPPNRTIFDSDLIDSSVYGGPRPPSSNSGISATCYGSSGRMEGPPPTYSEVIGHFPGSTFYQHQQNSGGVTTILEGGRLHPSSQFGSLESTTVWNKEKEKQKGHPF
- the PMEPA1 gene encoding protein TMEPAI isoform X2; this translates as MYNLMGLNSTTGASQPNVSCTCNCKRSLFQSMEITELEFVQIIIIVVVMMVMVVVITCLLNHYKLSARSFINRHSQGRRREENLSSEGSLWPSESTVSGNGVTEQVYTPRPTDRLAVPSFLQRDRFNRFQPTYPYMQHEIDLPPTISLSDGEEPPPYQGPCTLQLRDPEQQMELNRESVRAPPNRTIFDSDLIDSSVYGGPRPPSSNSGISATCYGSSGRMEGPPPTYSEVIGHFPGSTFYQHQQNSGGVTTILEGGRLHPSSQFGSLESTTVWNKEKEKQKGHPF